Genomic window (Streptomyces sp. RerS4):
CTTCACCTCCCTGCTGGACGACGTGGAGAGCAAGCTCTTCGCACGCCTGCCCGACGAGACCTGGGTCTACCCGGGCCACGGCAACGACACCACCCTCGGCGCCGAGCGTCCGCACCTGGCCGAATGGCGCGAACGCGGCTGGTGACATCCGTCAACATCGCGGGGCCATGCACTCCTTCCGGTCGATGATGACCGAACGCATGTCCTGGGGGTACGGGTTGGGGTAGTTGCTGCACCATGCGACAGCACCCCGCCCCTCCCCCTGCCCCCGTCCCGATGCTCCGGCTCGCCACGGCCGCCCTGGCCGGCACCGCCATCGAGTTCTACGACTTCTTCGTCTACGGCACGGCCGCCGCCCTCGTCCTCGGGCCGCTCTTCTTCCCCTCCTTCTCCCCGCTCGCCGGCACCCTCGCCGCCTTCGCCACCTTCGGCGTCGGCTTCCTCGCCCGACCCCTCGGCTCGGTCGTCTTCGGCCACATCGGCGACCGCTACGGGCGCCGCCCCGTGCTGCTCGGCTCGCTGCTGCTCACCGGCCTCGCCACGGTGGCCGTCGGCTGCGTGCCCTCGTACGCCTCGATCGGCGTCACCGCGCCCGTCCTGTTGCTCCTGCTGCGCTTCCTCCAGGGACTCGGGCTCGGCGGCGAGTGGGGCGGGGCCGTGCTGCTGACCGCCGAACACGCCCCCGAGGGCCGGCGCGGCCTGTGGTCGAGCTTTCCGCAGATGGGCCCGGCGGTGGGCTTCCTCCTGGCCAACGGCCTGATGCTGACCCTGTCCGGAACGCTGAGCGACGCGCAGTTCACCGCCTGGGGCTGGCGGCTGCCCTTCTGGGTCGCCGGTCTGCTGGCGCTGGCCGGGCTCTGGCTGCGTCGATCGGTCGAGGAGACACCGGAGTTCCGGCGGCTGCGGGAAACCGGCCGGCGCGCCGATGCGCCGCTCTCCGAGGTCGTACGCGGCCACTGGCGGCTGCTCCTGCTGACCGGCGGGGCCATGGCCGTCGGCTACGCCGTCTTCTACGCGGTCACCACCTGGGCCCTCGCCTACGCCACCACCCACCTCGGCGTCGGCCGCACCACGATGCTCGCCTGCGTCATGGTCGCGGTCCTGCTGAAGGGGCTCGTGACCCCGCTGCCCGCGGTGCTCGGCGACCGCTGGGGACGGCGCCCGCTGTGCCTGGCCGGCAGCGCGCTCTGCGCGGTGTGGATGTTCCCCTTCGTCGCCCTGCTGCGCACGGGCGACCCCTTGCTGATCGTCGTGGGCTGCACCGGGGCGCTGCTGGGCATGGTGACGATGTTCGCGGTGGTGGGCTCGTACCTGCCCGAGCTGTACGCCCCGCGCGTACGCTGCACCGGCGCGGCCGTCGGCTACAACCTGGGCGGGGTGCTGGGCGGGGCGTTGACCCCGATCGTGGCGACGGCCCTGGCCGACGGTTCGGGGCCGCCGTGGGGGGTGGCGGCGTACCTGACCGTGATCGCGCTGGTCAGTCTGGCCTGCTTCGCGCTGCTCCCGGAGACGCATCCGGCGCTCCCGCGGCCCCGTACGGGCACGGGCACGGAAACCGATGCGGACGCCGACGCGAAGGCGGGGGCGGCCGAAGCGGCCGCCCCCGCGTAGCGCGTAGGGGTCGTCAGGCGTCGACGCTGCGCGTCTCCTCGGCCGGGGCGGCGATCGCCTCGGCCTCCGCCTGCTTCTTCGAGGCGATCAGGCTGGTGATCGTGGTGATCACCAGGACGCCGCAGATGACGCCCAGCGAGACCGGGATGGAGATCTGCGGAACGTGCACGCCGGACTCGTGCAGGGCGTGGAGCACCAGCTTGACGCCGATGAAGCCCAGGATGACGGACAGGCCGTAGCTGAGGTGGACCAGCTTCTTCAGCAGACCGCCGATGAGGAAGTACAGCTGACGCAGACCCATGAGGGCGAAGGCGTTGGCGGTGAAGACGATGTACGGGTCCTGGGTGAGGCCGAAGATCGCGGGGATCGAGTCCAGGGCGAACAGGACGTCGGTGGTGCCGATGGCGAGCATGACCACCATGAGCGGGGTGAGGATGCGCTTGCCGTTGGCGCGGATGAAGAGCTTGGTGCCGTGGTAGCGGTCGGCGACGCCGAACTTCTTCTCGATGGACTTGAGGAGACGGTTCTCCTCGAACTCCTCGTCCTCTTCGTCCTTGCGCGCTTCCTGGATCAGCTTCCACGCGGTGTAGATCAGGAACGCGCCGAAGATGTAGAAGACCCACGAGAAGGTGGTGATGATCGCGGCGCCGGCCGCGATGAAGATCGCCCGCAGGACCAGGGCTATCAGCACGCCCACGAGCAGCACGCGCTGCTGGAGGTGTGAGGGCACCGAGAACTTCGCCATGATCAGGACGAAGACGAACAGGTTGTCCACGCTCAGGGACTTCTCGGTGATGAACCCGGCGAAGAACTCCTGGGACGCCTGGCCGTTGCCGAAGATCAGCAGGCCGAGCCCGAAGAGGGCGGCGAGCACGATCCAGACGACGGTCCAGATGCCCGCCTCCTTCATGGAGACGTCGTGCGGTTTGCGGCCGATGAAGAAATCGGCGCCGATGAGAAGGCACAGACCCGCGATGGTCAGTACCCAAAGGGTCAACGAAACGTCCACTACTTCCACGCCTCCGGCAGATGGCTCAGCACATCGTCAGCGTCATCGCTGCCGGAGGTCTCTTCCACCCGGGCGGCCTGGAGGCCGTGGGCCAACGCCCCGGGACCGACGCGGTCGGTCCGTATTGACGGGTACGTCGTAGCAGGAAAGCAGGAATACTCCCCTCCGCAGGTCCCAGGGTACCCGCGGAGGAGGCGAAAGGTAAAGGGAAGCCCAAGAGCCGGTCAGCTGGAGGTCAGGCGCCGGTCAGGCACAGGTCGTCGACGCCGCTCACCGGCCCCCCGCGCGGCGGGCCGCCGCGACGCGCTCCAGCGCCTGCTCCAGGACCAGGCTGCCGCGCGGCGGGAGGTCGGGCGTGAAGGTCCAGGCGTGCTGCACCCACGGGTCGGCGAGGTGGTTGTCCGGCACCGGCGACAGCCGCAGCAGCGACCGCCACAGCGGGTCGAGCAGCGGCCCGTACGCCGACGCCTCGTCGCGGTCCGCGACCATCAGCAGGTGCACGCCGACCGCCGGGCCCTCGTCGGCCAGGTAGCGCAGCCGCGTGACGGCCCGGTCGTCGAAGCCGTGCGGGAAGTCGTGCACGATCAGCAGCTGCTCGGCGCGGTCCACGTCGGCGGGCAGCTCGTCCGGGGCGCCGGCGCGCAGCGCCATCTGTACGAGGTCCACGCGCCGGGTCAGCGTCTCCAGGGTCCGTGTGACGCCGGCGGCGCCCGTGGCGGGCGGTGCGGCGAGCACCCGGGAGTTCACCAGGGGGGCGAGGGCGGCGGCCCCCGCGCCGGCGGCGTCGATGACGTGGACCGAGAACCGGTCGGCGGGGTGGACGGCCAGCAGGCGTGCGGCGTGGGCGACGGCCATGTCCATCGCGGCCCGTCGCAGCCGGTCGGTGTCCATGGCCATGGCGGCTTCGGAACCGGTGCGGCCGTTGTCGATCCACAGGCCCCTCTCCAGCGGGAGCCGCATCAGCATCGGGATCCGCAGGTCGGGCCGCTCGGGCAGGGTCAGGTCGCCCAGGCGCAGCGCCAGCGGGCCTTCCTCGGGATCGGCGCCGCGGGCGTGCCAGACGGGGTTGTCCCAGCGGGCGTACGCCGCCGGCAGCGCGGGCTCGACGACCTCGCACTCGGCGGTGAGCTGGACGAGGTCCCGGTCGAGGACGGCCCGTGCCCGCTCCACCAGCTCCTCGCGGCGGGCACGGGCGGTGTCGCGGGCGGTGTCGCCCGAGCCGCCGAGGCGGTGGCGGGGGTCGGACAGGGCCTCGTCGAGCTCCCGGTCGAGGCGGTTGTCGGCGAACTCGACGGCGCTGCGGTAGGCGGCGACGGTCCGGGCCAGGTCCTCGAACATGCCCCAGACCTGGTTGTAGAGCCGCTCGTCCATGGACCAGCCGCTCGCGTCGCCGGCGACGGGCCGCGCGTGCTCCCCCGGTGCGGCGGGCGGCGCCGGGCGCGGGCGGGCTCGGGGGCTCGGCGCTGGTACGGCGGCGGCGCGGGTGCGCGTAGTCGATGGTGGGCGGGCCCGCGACGGTGTCCCGGCCGGGGCGCGGGCGGTGGGCGGGCGCCGGGCCGGGCGTGCCCGCGTACGGGGTCCCGGAGACGGGGATCGGGTCCGGCGCCTGGGGCTGGGTCGGGGCGGGCGGGGTGTCCTGCGGCGTGTCCTGCGGGCGCGCAGGCCGCGCGGAACGGTGGGCGCGGGGACGGTGGGGCGCGCGGGCGCGGTGGTGTCGCCGCCCGGTACGCCGACCAGCGCCGCGGACGCCAGTTCCCGGGCCCGGGGCGCGGCGAGCCCGCCGTCGGTGAGCAGCGCGCCGAGCCCGTCGGCGTACCCCTGGCCGACGGCGCGGACCTTCCAGGCGCCCTGGCGGCGGTAGAGCTCCAGGGCGACGACGGCCGTCTCGGGGTCGAGGCCGGTGACGGTGAAGCCGGCGAACTCGGCGCCGCCCTCGCCCGCCACCGCTATGTGCGGGGCGGGGACCGCGCCGAAGCGGGGCGCCCCGCCGGGCGGCAGGACGAGGTGGACGCCGACGCGGTGGACGTCCGCCGCGACGGCGTCGAGGTCGACGGCGACGGTGTGCCGGTCGCCGGCCCCCACCGGCACCCGCAGGCCGGGCAGGGCGGGGGCGCCCGGGTGGGCCAGGACGGCGGGACCGGTGAACCGGCCCCGCTCGTCCGCCAGCGTGGCCACGGCGAGCACGGCCGTGCCCGCCGAGACCCTGATCTCCACCCGGCTGTGGGACACGGGGTGGTTCTGCCCCCGGACCAGTTCGGCCGTCATCGTGCAGCCCCTCCCCCGTGCCTTCTTCTCTTGTTCCGTGTGCTGTCGTGCTGTGGTGCTGTGGTGCTGTTACAGGTGCGGCAGGATCGCCGGCATCAGGTCCTGGAAGGTCTTGCCGTTGGCCGGGTTGCCGAGGGCCGTCATCTTCCAGCCGGCGCCCGCGCGGGACACCTTCGCCATGATCTGCGCCGTGTACTGGCCGCCGCCGTCGAGGGTGTAGCGGGCCAGTTCCTGGCCGTTGGTCTCGTCGACGATGCGGCAGAACGCGTTCTGCACCTCCTGGAACGTCTGGCCGGTGAACGAGTTCACCGTGAAGACGATCTGGTCGATGTGGACCGGTACGCGCTGGAGGTCGACGAGGATGGCCTCGTCGTCCCCGCCCTGGCCGACGCCGCCGACGAGGTTGTCACCGGTGTGCCGCACCGAGCCGTCGTCGCTCTGCAGGTGGCGGAAGAACACCACGTCCACGGGCTGCTTGTCGGCGAAGAGCACCGCCGACGCGTCCAGGTCGATCTCCCGGGTCCGCGAGCCGAACAGGCCGCGGCGCTTGGCCGCCTGCCAGCCCAGGCCCATCCGGACAGCGGTCAGCGTGCCGCCGTCCGCCTTC
Coding sequences:
- a CDS encoding TerD family protein, giving the protein MTVNMTKGQAISLQKADGGTLTAVRMGLGWQAAKRRGLFGSRTREIDLDASAVLFADKQPVDVVFFRHLQSDDGSVRHTGDNLVGGVGQGGDDEAILVDLQRVPVHIDQIVFTVNSFTGQTFQEVQNAFCRIVDETNGQELARYTLDGGGQYTAQIMAKVSRAGAGWKMTALGNPANGKTFQDLMPAILPHL
- a CDS encoding TerD family protein; this encodes MTAELVRGQNHPVSHSRVEIRVSAGTAVLAVATLADERGRFTGPAVLAHPGAPALPGLRVPVGAGDRHTVAVDLDAVAADVHRVGVHLVLPPGGAPRFGAVPAPHIAVAGEGGAEFAGFTVTGLDPETAVVALELYRRQGAWKVRAVGQGYADGLGALLTDGGLAAPRARELASAALVGVPGGDTTAPARPTVPAPTVPRGLRARRTRRRTPRPPRPSPRRRTRSPSPGPRTRARPARRPPTARAPAGTPSRARPPSTTRTRAAAVPAPSPRARPRPAPPAAPGEHARPVAGDASGWSMDERLYNQVWGMFEDLARTVAAYRSAVEFADNRLDRELDEALSDPRHRLGGSGDTARDTARARREELVERARAVLDRDLVQLTAECEVVEPALPAAYARWDNPVWHARGADPEEGPLALRLGDLTLPERPDLRIPMLMRLPLERGLWIDNGRTGSEAAMAMDTDRLRRAAMDMAVAHAARLLAVHPADRFSVHVIDAAGAGAAALAPLVNSRVLAAPPATGAAGVTRTLETLTRRVDLVQMALRAGAPDELPADVDRAEQLLIVHDFPHGFDDRAVTRLRYLADEGPAVGVHLLMVADRDEASAYGPLLDPLWRSLLRLSPVPDNHLADPWVQHAWTFTPDLPPRGSLVLEQALERVAAARRAGGR
- a CDS encoding TerC/Alx family metal homeostasis membrane protein → MDVSLTLWVLTIAGLCLLIGADFFIGRKPHDVSMKEAGIWTVVWIVLAALFGLGLLIFGNGQASQEFFAGFITEKSLSVDNLFVFVLIMAKFSVPSHLQQRVLLVGVLIALVLRAIFIAAGAAIITTFSWVFYIFGAFLIYTAWKLIQEARKDEEDEEFEENRLLKSIEKKFGVADRYHGTKLFIRANGKRILTPLMVVMLAIGTTDVLFALDSIPAIFGLTQDPYIVFTANAFALMGLRQLYFLIGGLLKKLVHLSYGLSVILGFIGVKLVLHALHESGVHVPQISIPVSLGVICGVLVITTITSLIASKKQAEAEAIAAPAEETRSVDA
- a CDS encoding MFS transporter, whose product is MLRLATAALAGTAIEFYDFFVYGTAAALVLGPLFFPSFSPLAGTLAAFATFGVGFLARPLGSVVFGHIGDRYGRRPVLLGSLLLTGLATVAVGCVPSYASIGVTAPVLLLLLRFLQGLGLGGEWGGAVLLTAEHAPEGRRGLWSSFPQMGPAVGFLLANGLMLTLSGTLSDAQFTAWGWRLPFWVAGLLALAGLWLRRSVEETPEFRRLRETGRRADAPLSEVVRGHWRLLLLTGGAMAVGYAVFYAVTTWALAYATTHLGVGRTTMLACVMVAVLLKGLVTPLPAVLGDRWGRRPLCLAGSALCAVWMFPFVALLRTGDPLLIVVGCTGALLGMVTMFAVVGSYLPELYAPRVRCTGAAVGYNLGGVLGGALTPIVATALADGSGPPWGVAAYLTVIALVSLACFALLPETHPALPRPRTGTGTETDADADAKAGAAEAAAPA